Proteins encoded within one genomic window of Candidatus Aminicenantes bacterium:
- a CDS encoding HigA family addiction module antitoxin, whose product MRKVPYPHPGEILIEEFLKPLGITQYRLAKEIGVPQRRIGEIVAGKRAITTDTGLRLSQFFGMSDGFWIGLQLDFDAARAKDVLAKTLAKIKPWARGELRPNAPA is encoded by the coding sequence ATGCGCAAAGTCCCGTACCCTCATCCCGGCGAAATCCTGATTGAAGAATTCTTGAAGCCGCTGGGCATCACCCAATACCGGCTGGCCAAGGAAATCGGCGTGCCGCAGCGGCGCATCGGCGAGATCGTAGCCGGCAAGCGCGCCATCACGACCGATACGGGCCTTCGTTTATCGCAGTTTTTTGGTATGTCGGACGGATTCTGGATCGGACTGCAACTGGACTTCGATGCGGCCAGGGCCAAGGATGTGCTGGCCAAGACACTAGCCAAGATCAAGCCTTGGGCTCGGGGAGAGCTCCGTCCGAACGCTCCGGCCTGA
- a CDS encoding helix-turn-helix transcriptional regulator — translation MELSIQGEKAAEIVNWLRKKYEISVLASDDEEALAPIESTEFWKEMEKNRVGNLLAGARLKAGLTQGELAGKLEIRQNMVSDYERGKRSLSAAMAKRFGSTLQIREEQLAYGPAKAVKSKG, via the coding sequence GTGGAGCTGTCGATCCAGGGCGAGAAAGCCGCGGAAATCGTGAACTGGCTGCGGAAGAAATACGAGATTTCCGTCTTGGCTTCCGACGATGAAGAGGCGCTTGCCCCCATCGAATCGACCGAGTTCTGGAAGGAAATGGAGAAGAACCGGGTCGGCAACCTCCTGGCCGGAGCCCGTTTGAAAGCCGGTCTGACCCAGGGCGAATTGGCCGGCAAGCTCGAAATCCGACAGAATATGGTCAGCGATTATGAGAGAGGCAAGCGGTCGCTCTCGGCGGCCATGGCTAAGCGGTTCGGATCCACTCTCCAAATCCGTGAGGAGCAATTGGCTTATGGGCCGGCCAAGGCCGTGAAGAGCAAAGGCTAG
- a CDS encoding aminotransferase class I/II-fold pyridoxal phosphate-dependent enzyme: MSAQPCPCPSDRPSAYRVLVMTPKPKDLKGELRELRSRGFKAVGVGTWEEAETELRRDGGIHAVLTEWRLPLARKSAELVEGVDLFKRILALRFEVNIFLFTAERDCTLFSAGGYTNSYFYKPDQDYDDIAKKIQAEIISSKDRAPFFDKLREYALQARDAWHTPGHSGGDSVKNSLSAGEFYRFFGPHLFQSDLSVSVPELDSLLDPKGVIKEAQDLAARAFNARYTYFSTNGTSTANKVLIQTLLKPGEAILLDRNCHKSVHYGVVIAGAEPIYLKPSINNKYGIFGPVPKAAIIRAMDQALAAGKKVKALILTNCTYDGLMYDIKAVVEEAHRRGIKVIVDEAWFGYAGFHPAFYPSAMAAGADYATQSTHKTMSAFSQASMIHVQDPDFERIEGFFRENFNMHASTSPQYPMIASLDVARRQMAMEGFGMLQRILDLSDSLRRSINSLEKFRILGLEDLVADEVRGDNIRLDRTKLTIDVSGSGYDSHEIEHILLNKHNIQIEKSTFNTLTVLITIGATTSKLNRLFIALENIERLSGSRREADSVKALREFRLELSPIKYRPRFAFYCDGEKIPLRDAAGRVATAMVVPYPPGIPLLVPGQLVSREIVDALMAYRDYGVEIHGLHDGLLSVITADEERELSGQGHKISDNCFA, translated from the coding sequence ATGTCCGCCCAACCCTGCCCCTGTCCCTCGGATCGCCCGTCCGCTTACCGCGTCCTGGTGATGACGCCCAAACCGAAGGATCTTAAGGGTGAGCTGCGGGAGCTCCGAAGCCGCGGCTTCAAAGCCGTCGGTGTCGGCACCTGGGAAGAGGCCGAGACCGAGCTGCGGCGGGACGGCGGCATTCACGCCGTGTTGACCGAGTGGCGGCTGCCGCTGGCCCGGAAATCGGCCGAACTCGTCGAGGGCGTGGATCTGTTCAAACGGATTCTGGCCCTACGCTTCGAGGTCAATATTTTTCTTTTCACCGCTGAGCGGGACTGCACCCTGTTCAGTGCCGGGGGCTACACCAACAGCTATTTCTACAAGCCCGACCAGGACTACGACGACATCGCCAAGAAAATCCAAGCCGAGATCATCAGCTCCAAGGACCGGGCGCCCTTTTTCGATAAGCTGCGCGAGTACGCCCTACAGGCCCGCGACGCCTGGCATACTCCCGGCCACTCGGGCGGGGATTCCGTCAAAAACAGCCTATCGGCCGGCGAGTTCTATAGATTTTTCGGCCCTCATCTCTTTCAATCCGACCTTTCGGTCTCCGTCCCCGAGCTGGACTCCTTGCTCGACCCCAAGGGCGTCATCAAGGAAGCCCAGGACCTGGCCGCCCGGGCCTTCAACGCCCGCTATACCTACTTCTCCACCAACGGCACGAGCACGGCCAATAAAGTTTTGATCCAGACCTTGCTTAAGCCGGGCGAGGCCATTCTGCTCGACCGCAACTGCCACAAGAGCGTCCACTACGGGGTCGTCATCGCCGGGGCCGAGCCCATCTATCTGAAGCCGAGCATCAATAACAAGTACGGCATCTTCGGGCCCGTCCCCAAGGCGGCCATCATCCGGGCCATGGACCAGGCGCTGGCGGCGGGCAAAAAGGTCAAGGCCCTGATCCTGACCAACTGCACTTACGACGGACTGATGTACGACATCAAGGCCGTCGTCGAGGAAGCCCACCGGCGCGGCATCAAGGTCATCGTGGACGAAGCCTGGTTCGGCTACGCCGGCTTCCACCCGGCCTTCTACCCCTCGGCCATGGCCGCCGGCGCGGACTACGCCACCCAGAGCACCCACAAGACCATGAGCGCTTTCAGCCAAGCCTCCATGATCCATGTCCAGGACCCCGACTTCGAGCGGATCGAGGGCTTCTTCCGCGAGAACTTCAACATGCACGCCAGCACCAGCCCCCAGTACCCGATGATCGCCAGCCTGGACGTGGCCCGGCGGCAGATGGCCATGGAAGGCTTCGGCATGTTGCAGCGGATTCTCGATCTTTCCGACTCGCTGCGCCGCTCGATCAACAGCCTGGAGAAGTTCCGGATCCTCGGCTTGGAAGACCTCGTTGCCGACGAGGTCCGCGGCGACAACATCCGCCTGGACCGGACCAAGCTGACGATCGACGTCTCCGGGTCGGGCTACGACTCGCATGAGATCGAGCACATCCTCCTGAACAAGCATAATATCCAGATCGAGAAGAGTACCTTTAACACCCTGACCGTGCTGATCACGATCGGGGCCACGACCAGCAAGCTCAACCGTCTGTTTATCGCCCTGGAGAACATCGAGCGGCTGAGCGGCAGCCGGCGCGAGGCCGACAGCGTCAAGGCCCTGCGCGAGTTTCGGCTCGAGCTCTCGCCGATCAAGTATCGGCCGCGCTTCGCCTTCTACTGCGACGGCGAGAAGATCCCCCTGCGCGACGCCGCGGGACGGGTGGCCACTGCGATGGTCGTGCCTTACCCGCCGGGCATCCCGCTGCTTGTCCCCGGCCAGCTCGTCAGCCGCGAGATCGTCGACGCGTTGATGGCCTACCGCGATTACGGCGTCGAGATCCACGGCCTGCATGACGGTCTGTTGAGCGTCATCACCGCGGATGAAGAACGCGAGCTGTCGGGCCAAGGCCACAAGATAAGCGACAACTGCTTCGCGTGA
- a CDS encoding M28 family peptidase encodes MKRFLIGMVALAVLGGAALIVFTGSAAAQHTPWLYWTLLPKAQMDLIVGEASGEAALATIQDIAAYMRDRQPEEWAGTLWESEAMMIRLKRWGFTNAELIKYPAGETWDVSQGSIWEVKPGLRKIASIEDNIVQLAAGSANTDLTADLVWVGRGTPAEIEAAKVEGKIVVTEGSMGQVYNIACNQKGALGIVAVTPSRGSSDLTEMGWAQVGGGMRGGQRGGAAAQPAATPPPPPPAPKFGFQLPVREGEILKQRLAANEKISVKVKIVAKQVKYNMEVVTCAIPGTDPKAGEIIFSAHSFEGISKQGANDNTSGSAAILEAARILKTLIDDGRLPAPKRTIRWVWGPEFAGIGKWVGEHKDLMAKTLCNINMDMVGEWLSKNQSFFCLMRTTYGNPHYINDVMENIYRYVGEGNRERIQNRSTAFKVPVRIVAPFGADEPFWYSIETHYGASDHEVFNDWGVGVPGIMMIAWPDRWYHTSGDTADKSDATQMKRASLIGAAGAYTVATADDAQAVKLAGEIGSNAARRLGHQMVVGLEALNAADAAGLAAAYKSARSFVEAAVLNEKDTLDSVMELATDKTAVGSYVGKMKATVDSLGAAELAALQAHMDAAAKRFGTAPVVLKLTDEEKKAAKIVPRPTAKVTAEGYTGYRKYIDQVPATEKAKYAYASELSNPAELQLLVNGKRSVLEIRTLLDGQAQRKSTLNGIMNYLMILKLAGLVEF; translated from the coding sequence ATGAAGCGTTTTCTCATCGGCATGGTCGCGCTCGCCGTTCTCGGCGGGGCGGCCCTGATCGTCTTCACCGGCAGCGCGGCGGCCCAGCACACGCCTTGGCTGTACTGGACGCTGCTGCCCAAGGCCCAGATGGACCTGATCGTGGGCGAGGCGTCTGGCGAAGCCGCCCTGGCCACGATCCAGGACATCGCCGCCTACATGCGCGACCGTCAGCCCGAGGAATGGGCCGGCACGCTGTGGGAGTCCGAAGCCATGATGATCCGGCTCAAGCGCTGGGGCTTCACCAACGCCGAGCTGATCAAGTACCCCGCCGGCGAGACCTGGGACGTCAGCCAGGGCTCGATCTGGGAGGTCAAGCCCGGCCTGCGCAAGATCGCGTCGATCGAGGACAACATCGTCCAGCTGGCCGCGGGCAGCGCCAACACCGACCTCACGGCCGATCTGGTCTGGGTCGGCCGAGGCACGCCGGCTGAGATCGAGGCGGCCAAGGTCGAGGGTAAGATCGTAGTCACCGAGGGCTCGATGGGCCAGGTCTACAACATCGCCTGCAACCAGAAGGGCGCCCTGGGCATCGTGGCCGTCACGCCGTCGCGCGGCAGCAGCGATCTGACCGAAATGGGCTGGGCCCAAGTCGGCGGCGGCATGCGCGGCGGCCAACGGGGCGGCGCCGCCGCCCAGCCGGCCGCGACCCCTCCCCCTCCGCCGCCCGCGCCCAAGTTCGGGTTCCAATTGCCCGTCCGCGAGGGCGAAATTCTCAAGCAGCGTCTGGCCGCAAACGAGAAGATCAGCGTCAAGGTCAAAATCGTCGCCAAACAGGTCAAGTACAACATGGAAGTGGTGACCTGCGCTATTCCGGGCACCGATCCCAAGGCCGGCGAGATCATCTTCTCGGCCCACAGCTTTGAGGGCATCTCCAAGCAGGGCGCCAACGACAATACTTCGGGCTCCGCGGCCATCCTGGAAGCGGCCCGCATCCTCAAGACCCTCATCGACGACGGCCGCCTGCCCGCGCCCAAGCGGACCATCCGCTGGGTCTGGGGCCCCGAGTTCGCCGGCATCGGCAAGTGGGTCGGCGAGCACAAGGACCTGATGGCCAAGACCCTCTGCAACATCAACATGGACATGGTCGGGGAATGGCTGAGCAAGAACCAGTCGTTCTTCTGCTTGATGCGCACGACTTACGGCAACCCCCATTACATCAACGACGTCATGGAAAACATCTACCGCTACGTCGGAGAGGGCAACCGCGAGCGCATCCAGAACCGCAGCACCGCCTTCAAGGTTCCGGTCCGCATTGTCGCCCCGTTCGGGGCCGACGAGCCGTTCTGGTACTCGATCGAGACCCACTACGGCGCCTCCGACCACGAAGTTTTCAACGACTGGGGCGTGGGCGTTCCCGGGATCATGATGATCGCCTGGCCCGACCGCTGGTATCACACGAGCGGCGACACGGCCGACAAGTCCGACGCCACCCAGATGAAGCGGGCTTCGCTGATCGGCGCCGCGGGCGCCTACACGGTCGCCACGGCCGACGACGCCCAGGCCGTCAAGCTGGCCGGCGAGATCGGCAGCAACGCCGCCCGTCGCCTGGGCCACCAGATGGTGGTCGGGCTGGAAGCCTTGAACGCGGCCGACGCCGCCGGGCTGGCCGCGGCCTACAAATCCGCCCGGTCCTTCGTCGAAGCGGCCGTCCTCAACGAGAAGGACACTCTCGACTCCGTCATGGAGCTGGCGACGGACAAGACCGCCGTGGGAAGCTATGTCGGCAAGATGAAGGCCACGGTCGACTCCCTCGGCGCCGCCGAGCTGGCCGCCCTGCAGGCCCATATGGATGCGGCCGCCAAGCGGTTTGGGACCGCCCCCGTCGTCCTGAAGCTCACGGATGAGGAAAAGAAGGCGGCCAAGATCGTGCCGCGGCCGACGGCCAAGGTCACGGCCGAAGGCTACACCGGCTACAGGAAGTACATCGATCAGGTGCCGGCGACCGAGAAGGCCAAGTACGCCTATGCGTCCGAGCTGTCCAACCCGGCCGAGCTGCAGCTGCTGGTCAACGGCAAGCGCTCGGTCCTGGAAATCCGGACCCTTCTGGATGGCCAGGCCCAGCGCAAGTCCACTCTCAACGGGATCATGAACTACCTCATGATCCTCAAGCTGGCCGGGCTGGTCGAGTTCTAA
- a CDS encoding type II toxin-antitoxin system RelE/ParE family toxin, which translates to MPIQSFSCGDTQRLFEGKRIRRFVNIERVAMRKLAMLNRAGRLDDLRVPPGNALEALKGSRAGQHSIRINDQFRLCFVWMAGGPKDVEIVDYH; encoded by the coding sequence ATGCCGATCCAGTCGTTCAGCTGCGGCGATACGCAAAGACTCTTCGAAGGCAAACGCATCCGGCGGTTCGTGAACATCGAGCGGGTGGCCATGCGGAAGCTAGCCATGCTGAATCGAGCCGGCAGACTCGATGATCTCCGGGTGCCGCCGGGTAACGCCTTGGAAGCCTTGAAGGGCAGCCGGGCCGGGCAGCACAGCATTCGGATTAACGACCAATTCCGCCTGTGCTTCGTATGGATGGCTGGAGGTCCGAAGGACGTCGAGATCGTGGATTACCACTAA